One part of the Haliotis asinina isolate JCU_RB_2024 chromosome 2, JCU_Hal_asi_v2, whole genome shotgun sequence genome encodes these proteins:
- the LOC137271762 gene encoding perlucin-like protein, translating to MKVALAFLAVLAYAMAQTSIQCREGWEAGDNSCYKVVKLRVHWIEAWTYCTAMRSSLVEIESQEEQDRIADILKTKYSDYYEQFWIGLSDMDTEGQWQNMRFKQNATYLNWIPGQPNNDNGRGENCAHINAKPARGYKWNDHSCNAELNFICEAL from the exons ATGAAGGTTGCTCTCGCGTTCCTCGCTGTCCTTGCCTATGCCATGGCTC AGACCAGCATCCAGTGTCGTGAAGGCTGGGAGGCCGGCGACAACTCATGCTACAAGGTCGTGAAGCTCAGGGTCCACTGGATAGAGGCCTGG ACCTACTGTACCGCCATGAGGTCTTCCCTGGTTGAGATCGAGAGCCAGGAGGAGCAGGATCGTATTGCCGATATCCTCAAGACCAAGTACAGTG ACTACTACGAGCAGTTCTGGATCGGCCTCAGCGACATGGACACCGAGGGTCAATGGCAGAACATGCGTTTCAAGCAGAACGCCACCTACTTGAACTGGATCCCTGGACAGCCCAACAACGACAACGGCCGCGGCGAGAACTGCGCCCACATCAACGCCAAGCCTGCCAGAGGCTACAAGTGGAACGATCACTCCTGCAACGCCGAGCTCAACTTCATTTGCGAGGCCTTGTAA